A stretch of the Symmachiella macrocystis genome encodes the following:
- a CDS encoding response regulator transcription factor encodes MNANNAPQILLVEDDAALAEIVADFLVSHGFEVTTEARGDTAVGRIISELPAAVILDVNLPGLDGFSVCREVRSAYPGPIMILTARGSEIDEVIGLEVGADDYMAKPVRPRALLARLQSLLRRGIASIAGDAPPHKIQLGQLVVDEANRAVQIEGTALDLTTAEFDLLLLLAKNAGKVLSRNDIYEQIHGVKFDGVDRSIDLRISRLRKKLGDDPTNPERIKSVRGVGYILPLNQ; translated from the coding sequence ATGAACGCAAACAACGCTCCCCAAATCCTGCTCGTTGAAGATGATGCCGCCTTGGCGGAGATCGTTGCCGATTTTCTCGTCTCTCATGGATTCGAAGTCACCACCGAAGCGCGGGGCGACACGGCGGTCGGACGTATCATTTCCGAACTGCCCGCTGCCGTAATACTGGATGTGAACCTGCCCGGCCTGGATGGTTTTTCGGTCTGCCGGGAAGTGCGGTCCGCTTATCCGGGACCGATTATGATTCTCACCGCCCGCGGCAGTGAGATCGACGAGGTGATTGGGCTTGAGGTCGGCGCTGACGATTACATGGCCAAACCGGTCCGTCCCCGGGCATTGTTGGCGCGGTTGCAATCGTTGTTGCGCCGCGGCATTGCGAGCATCGCGGGGGATGCACCCCCGCATAAAATTCAATTGGGGCAGTTGGTCGTCGATGAGGCCAATCGCGCCGTTCAGATCGAGGGAACTGCCCTGGACCTGACGACTGCGGAATTCGACTTGTTGTTACTGCTGGCAAAAAATGCCGGCAAGGTCCTCAGTCGTAATGACATCTACGAACAGATTCATGGTGTCAAATTCGATGGCGTCGATCGTTCAATCGATTTGCGAATTTCGCGACTGCGGAAAAAACTGGGGGACGACCCGACGAATCCCGAACGAATCAAATCGGTACGAGGAGTCGGCTATATTCTGCCGTTAAATCAATGA
- a CDS encoding ATP-binding protein: MTRLFIRFYLGVLFILFTAWFVQLTVVRQRSDERNEGVVERALGGGLRMVREQLDQTLPGEMDAALQAIGQEFEYPVQILDIESGAFSNDERTRLQRFDEIVFYSHDGANVATPLSNKQQVVSLGPLPSFVGPSQTDVVVGLGVILSLAALAIAVLLRPVARQLREVERTATAIAEGNLSARIDPQRVPKGKHLASAFNSMADRMEALLRTQRELLQAVSHEFRTPLARIRFAIDLIGTAKTDEERRLRLETVDAATEELDQLVEELLSYVRMETTESPLELQSNALPEAVETLLERQATLFPDIEFDVDQLKQNNIVVRADTSGLQRVLGNLIDNACRFANHRVRIQATREEGCIAIDIEDDGGGIPESDRPHVLQPFVRLDNQNELSDHRGVGLGLALVNRIVTSHDGRIEIDKSDLGGCRIRTTWPH, translated from the coding sequence ATGACTCGATTATTCATCCGGTTTTATCTGGGCGTGCTGTTCATTTTGTTTACAGCCTGGTTCGTGCAATTGACCGTCGTGCGTCAGCGGTCCGATGAGCGCAATGAGGGTGTGGTCGAACGTGCGCTAGGGGGCGGACTGCGGATGGTTCGTGAGCAACTCGATCAAACGCTGCCGGGTGAAATGGATGCTGCATTGCAGGCAATCGGTCAGGAATTCGAGTATCCGGTCCAAATCCTCGACATCGAATCCGGCGCGTTTTCGAATGACGAACGAACCCGGTTACAACGCTTTGATGAAATCGTGTTTTACTCACACGACGGCGCCAATGTCGCCACTCCCCTCTCCAATAAGCAACAGGTCGTCTCGCTCGGCCCGCTTCCTAGTTTCGTTGGCCCCAGCCAGACTGATGTTGTTGTGGGACTGGGAGTCATCCTCTCCTTGGCGGCGTTGGCGATCGCCGTGCTCTTGCGACCGGTCGCGCGCCAGTTGCGTGAAGTCGAACGAACAGCGACCGCCATTGCCGAAGGCAACCTATCGGCTCGGATCGATCCCCAGCGCGTTCCCAAAGGCAAGCATCTTGCCAGCGCCTTCAACTCAATGGCCGATCGCATGGAAGCATTGCTCAGAACGCAACGGGAACTCCTGCAAGCGGTCTCCCACGAATTCCGCACCCCCCTGGCACGGATTCGCTTTGCCATCGACCTGATTGGCACCGCCAAGACCGATGAGGAACGGCGACTGCGTCTGGAGACCGTCGATGCGGCCACCGAAGAGTTGGATCAGCTAGTCGAGGAACTGTTGAGTTATGTCAGAATGGAAACGACCGAATCTCCTCTGGAACTACAGTCAAACGCATTACCCGAAGCCGTGGAGACGTTGCTGGAACGACAAGCGACGCTGTTTCCCGACATCGAATTCGATGTCGACCAGCTCAAGCAAAACAACATCGTCGTCCGGGCTGACACGAGCGGATTACAACGGGTTCTCGGCAATTTGATCGACAACGCCTGCCGTTTTGCGAATCACCGAGTCCGCATCCAGGCCACGCGTGAGGAAGGGTGTATCGCCATCGATATCGAGGATGACGGTGGCGGAATTCCCGAATCAGACCGGCCGCACGTCTTACAACCATTTGTACGGTTAGACAACCAGAATGAACTTAGCGACCATCGCGGCGTGGGGCTGGGACTCGCGCTGGTCAATCGTATCGTCACCAGTCATGACGGCCGGATAGAAATCGACAAAAGCGACCTCGGCGGCTGCCGTATCCGCACCACATGGCCCCATTGA
- a CDS encoding redoxin domain-containing protein, whose protein sequence is MSMRLWLCLVAVAICVPALGAESAPAKLVEDFKLRSHLGREWSLSDFADKKVVVITFLGTECPLAKLYGPRLTELQQQFADQSVAFIGINSNTQDSNTELSNYAERYKIRFPLLKDVGNHVADAMQAERTPEVFVLDEDRKVRYHGRIDNQYGVGVSRDTVQRHHVAVAVEELLAGKPVSLPKTKPVGCYIGRVKKSKPTGEITYSNHIAAIFNKRCVECHRDGEIAPFPLTSYDDVIGWEETIVEVIEDQRMPPWFANPAHGEFRNDARLSEEEKSLIYKWVKNGMPAGDPAKLPAPPKFSEGWRIPKPDQVFHMREEPFTVPAQGVVDYQYFVVETGWDEDKYIYAAEARPDNTSVVHHILVYIIPPGERAKSDARDVLVGYAPGSTPVQLRDGIALKVPVGSRLLFQMHYTPNGYEQHDRSYAGVCFIDKKDVTKLRKGRLAINTRFRIPPNTDNHSVTADYQFHRDESLLAMTPHMHLRGKAFRYEAIYPDGKKEVLLDVPKYDFNWQLKYILDKPKRIPKGTTIHCTALFDNSKENPANPDPNKKVRWGDQSWEEMMIGFFDTIPIEDNKQPKLSKNVEIDPTGEWSWERSVGLKKVEESLSLKLEDNKLSGVLNTQNGPIEIEDAVIDGRRITFQVKPAQFRGAVLGFDAQIDTAEIKGQATFTIEKVGKSQSFPWVARRSENSDKKSNK, encoded by the coding sequence ATGTCAATGCGTTTATGGCTGTGCCTTGTTGCAGTCGCGATCTGCGTTCCCGCATTAGGAGCCGAATCAGCACCCGCAAAATTGGTCGAGGATTTCAAACTTCGCAGCCATCTGGGTCGTGAATGGTCGCTGAGTGACTTTGCCGACAAAAAAGTAGTCGTCATCACATTCCTGGGAACCGAATGTCCCCTCGCGAAGTTGTATGGCCCGCGGCTGACCGAACTGCAGCAGCAATTCGCCGACCAAAGCGTCGCCTTTATCGGCATCAACTCCAATACACAGGACAGCAACACAGAGTTAAGCAACTACGCCGAGCGGTATAAAATTCGCTTTCCCTTGTTGAAGGACGTCGGCAATCACGTCGCGGATGCAATGCAAGCGGAGCGGACGCCCGAGGTGTTCGTGCTCGATGAGGATCGCAAGGTCCGCTATCACGGCCGCATCGACAATCAATACGGCGTGGGCGTATCGCGTGACACCGTCCAGCGGCACCATGTGGCGGTCGCTGTCGAAGAATTGCTGGCCGGCAAACCGGTCTCTTTGCCGAAAACGAAACCGGTCGGTTGTTATATCGGTCGGGTTAAAAAATCCAAACCGACCGGCGAAATCACCTACTCGAATCACATTGCCGCCATCTTCAACAAGCGGTGTGTGGAATGCCATCGTGACGGCGAAATCGCACCGTTCCCATTGACCAGCTACGATGACGTCATCGGTTGGGAAGAGACCATTGTTGAGGTCATCGAAGATCAGCGTATGCCGCCGTGGTTCGCAAATCCTGCTCACGGTGAATTCCGTAACGATGCCCGCCTGAGCGAAGAGGAAAAGTCGCTGATTTACAAATGGGTCAAAAACGGCATGCCCGCAGGAGATCCTGCCAAGCTGCCTGCTCCGCCAAAATTCAGCGAGGGATGGCGAATTCCAAAGCCGGATCAAGTCTTTCACATGCGTGAGGAACCATTCACCGTGCCGGCGCAAGGCGTTGTGGATTACCAATACTTCGTGGTGGAAACTGGCTGGGACGAGGACAAATACATCTATGCCGCCGAAGCTCGCCCCGACAACACCTCGGTCGTCCATCACATCCTGGTCTATATCATCCCGCCCGGCGAACGCGCGAAATCCGACGCGCGCGACGTGCTCGTGGGTTATGCCCCGGGGAGTACACCGGTGCAATTACGAGACGGTATCGCCCTGAAAGTACCTGTCGGCAGTCGATTGCTGTTCCAAATGCACTATACACCCAACGGTTACGAACAACACGACCGCAGCTATGCGGGAGTCTGTTTCATTGACAAAAAGGACGTCACCAAATTGCGGAAAGGGCGACTGGCAATCAATACCAGATTTCGAATCCCCCCCAATACGGACAATCACTCTGTGACCGCGGACTATCAATTCCATCGCGACGAATCCCTACTGGCCATGACGCCGCACATGCATCTACGCGGCAAGGCGTTTCGCTATGAAGCGATCTACCCTGACGGCAAAAAGGAAGTGCTGCTCGATGTGCCCAAGTATGATTTCAATTGGCAACTCAAGTACATCCTCGACAAACCAAAGCGTATCCCGAAGGGGACCACGATTCACTGCACAGCCTTGTTCGACAATTCCAAGGAGAATCCCGCCAATCCCGATCCCAACAAAAAGGTCCGCTGGGGAGATCAAAGCTGGGAGGAAATGATGATCGGATTCTTCGATACCATCCCCATCGAAGACAACAAGCAGCCGAAGCTCAGCAAAAACGTCGAGATTGACCCCACGGGCGAATGGAGTTGGGAACGCAGCGTGGGACTGAAGAAGGTCGAAGAATCATTATCGCTCAAACTCGAAGACAACAAATTATCGGGCGTACTGAATACTCAGAACGGACCGATTGAGATTGAAGACGCGGTCATCGACGGCCGCCGGATTACGTTTCAGGTGAAACCGGCGCAATTTCGCGGCGCGGTTCTGGGCTTCGATGCGCAAATCGACACGGCTGAAATCAAAGGCCAAGCGACTTTCACGATCGAGAAAGTTGGCAAATCACAGTCATTCCCCTGGGTGGCGCGCCGCTCGGAGAATTCCGACAAAAAATCCAACAAATAA
- a CDS encoding PhoPQ-activated pathogenicity-related family protein, producing MHITPEEQPFAPQSGFARSANFTKPFSSALHGLRQPFALSGILACALLLVSSGVGLAAEPLPARTALDDYVEKPDDSYSWKVVEHDKVKGMQTFVLDMVSQNWRTKDDVNRTEWQHWVTVAVPDKIKSNVGFMWIGGGRNGGDPPKGPSERVIQIAKATQTVVAEVHMIPNQTLVFHKDGKRRVEDDLIAYTWVKFLETGDATWPARNPMVKSVVRAMDAVTELLASDEGGKRKVDEYFVAGGSKRGWTTWLVGAVDKRVVGIAPIVIDILNLEKSMNHHFSCYGFFSPSVGDYVAHKLMRMGDHPRIAALHGLVDPYSYRHRLTMPKYVINGAGDQYFPPDLSRYYFDELTGEKYLRYVPNTDHSLRGTDAVESLIAFYLTVLAKEEGPKFSWKRTAENTIEIKTVDKPEKVLLWQATNPKGRDFRIESVGPIYTSTELKDQGDGVYVAHVETPEEGWTAFFAELTYNVGKPVPLIVTTNVGITPDTFPFADKDQTLPTSLTLKFIAPNQQAIDTIKKAMSSPQMKAVGDDPRLKVDEKTDKGLVVTFNWVPKGEWDDGARSIADYLKNLGCDGFQYQLESGRPFGDK from the coding sequence ATGCACATCACACCAGAAGAGCAGCCGTTCGCTCCGCAGTCGGGTTTTGCCCGATCAGCAAATTTCACGAAACCATTCTCAAGCGCGCTCCATGGACTGCGACAACCGTTTGCCTTGTCTGGCATTTTGGCCTGCGCGTTGCTACTGGTGAGCAGCGGTGTTGGTCTTGCCGCTGAGCCACTGCCCGCGCGGACCGCGCTGGATGATTATGTCGAAAAGCCCGATGACAGTTACAGTTGGAAAGTCGTCGAGCATGACAAGGTCAAGGGCATGCAGACCTTTGTGCTCGACATGGTCTCACAAAACTGGCGGACGAAGGACGACGTCAATCGCACCGAATGGCAACATTGGGTCACGGTCGCCGTTCCGGATAAGATTAAGTCGAACGTAGGCTTCATGTGGATTGGCGGCGGACGCAATGGCGGGGATCCTCCCAAAGGTCCTTCGGAACGGGTCATCCAAATCGCCAAGGCAACACAAACCGTCGTCGCCGAAGTACACATGATCCCCAATCAGACTCTCGTCTTTCACAAAGATGGCAAACGTCGCGTCGAAGACGATCTGATCGCTTACACCTGGGTAAAATTCTTGGAAACGGGCGACGCCACCTGGCCCGCACGCAATCCGATGGTCAAGAGTGTCGTCCGCGCTATGGATGCCGTCACCGAACTACTAGCTTCCGACGAAGGGGGCAAGCGGAAAGTCGATGAATACTTCGTCGCCGGCGGCTCCAAGCGGGGTTGGACAACTTGGTTGGTGGGTGCGGTCGACAAACGCGTCGTCGGCATTGCCCCGATCGTGATCGACATTTTAAATCTCGAAAAATCGATGAACCATCACTTCTCCTGCTACGGTTTCTTTTCACCGTCGGTCGGCGATTACGTCGCGCACAAACTGATGCGGATGGGTGATCATCCCCGCATCGCCGCCCTGCACGGGTTGGTTGACCCGTATAGTTATCGACATCGTTTGACGATGCCCAAATACGTCATCAACGGAGCGGGAGACCAATACTTTCCTCCCGACTTGTCACGGTATTACTTCGACGAATTGACCGGCGAGAAGTACCTAAGGTATGTTCCCAACACAGACCACTCCCTGCGAGGCACCGATGCTGTCGAAAGTTTGATCGCCTTCTATTTGACCGTTTTGGCCAAAGAGGAGGGACCGAAGTTTTCCTGGAAGCGGACTGCTGAAAACACGATCGAGATCAAAACCGTCGACAAACCGGAAAAAGTCCTGCTCTGGCAAGCCACGAACCCCAAAGGCCGTGACTTCCGCATCGAGAGTGTGGGACCGATCTACACCAGCACCGAACTCAAGGACCAGGGAGACGGCGTTTACGTCGCCCACGTCGAGACTCCCGAAGAAGGTTGGACGGCGTTCTTTGCAGAGTTGACCTACAACGTCGGCAAGCCGGTGCCACTGATTGTCACCACCAACGTCGGCATCACACCCGATACGTTCCCGTTTGCCGACAAAGACCAGACATTGCCGACATCGCTGACGCTGAAATTCATCGCCCCCAATCAGCAAGCGATCGACACCATCAAAAAAGCCATGAGCTCCCCACAGATGAAAGCGGTCGGCGACGATCCGCGATTGAAGGTCGATGAAAAAACCGACAAGGGACTGGTCGTTACCTTCAATTGGGTTCCCAAGGGAGAATGGGATGACGGGGCTCGGTCCATCGCCGATTATCTGAAAAACTTGGGCTGCGACGGCTTCCAGTACCAACTCGAATCCGGCCGGCCGTTTGGCGATAAATAG
- the pheT gene encoding phenylalanine--tRNA ligase subunit beta, with protein sequence MIVSWNWLKEYVPLEMSADDLTDKLTLSGLNLEGTEAFPDDLGIDLEVTSNRPDCLGHLGVAREIAALYDKPITIPDAQPSESAAKTAEATSVEIECDDLCPQYIARVVRGVKVAESPDWLKSRLETLGIRPINNIVDISNYVLMECGQPLHTFDMDKLHEGRIVVRRAQPGEKLTAIDQRDYELQPEMCVIADADRPVAIAGVMGGLETEISAATTNVLIEVADFRPLSIRNTARVLNLHSDSSYRFERGVDPHGMDWASRRCAELILELAGGELLEGAVVAGAGRTPNSDPVELRFAQISRILGIDVEPNEVVRILTDLGLELQGEASAASCRFVPPSWRRDLTREIDLIEEVARIYGYEQIPEDVLVPLTASSKRVFDRVADRVHNALNGNGYFESITMTFVDDDLLGLFRPTGDGEPLRVEHSSRKRENILRQSLIPSLLQSRRENEKRGTFNARLYEISNVYLAASPGDRSGEPTRLSLVSGDSFFDVKGIVELLAKAVNHQSLVEVRPCELPSFAAGRGCEVLLNGQLWGWLGEIAADIKDKLNLRDDVTVAELDFGMLDRTADLTPQFVPTPQYPSSDRDLNFILDDATTWQQVAQTVKAAAGPLLEDLRFDSQFRGKQIPTGKKSYLLTARYRAADRTLTAEEVDVSQQAVIAACREQLGAELRG encoded by the coding sequence ATGATCGTCAGTTGGAATTGGTTAAAAGAATACGTTCCCCTCGAGATGTCGGCCGATGATTTGACCGACAAGTTGACTCTCTCTGGTTTGAACCTCGAAGGGACCGAGGCGTTTCCCGATGATTTGGGGATCGATCTGGAGGTCACCAGCAATCGCCCCGATTGCCTGGGGCATCTCGGCGTGGCTCGCGAAATTGCGGCGCTGTACGACAAACCAATCACCATTCCCGACGCCCAACCGAGTGAATCGGCGGCCAAAACGGCCGAGGCGACGTCTGTGGAGATCGAATGTGACGATCTGTGCCCGCAATATATCGCCCGCGTCGTGCGGGGCGTAAAAGTGGCGGAGAGTCCGGATTGGCTGAAGAGCCGGTTGGAGACACTCGGTATTCGGCCGATCAACAACATCGTCGATATCTCGAACTACGTGTTGATGGAGTGCGGACAGCCGCTGCACACATTCGACATGGATAAGCTACACGAAGGCCGGATTGTCGTTCGCCGCGCGCAGCCGGGGGAAAAACTGACGGCGATCGACCAACGCGATTATGAACTGCAGCCGGAGATGTGCGTCATCGCCGACGCCGACCGACCGGTGGCCATTGCCGGCGTGATGGGGGGATTGGAAACCGAGATCAGCGCCGCGACGACCAACGTACTCATCGAAGTTGCTGATTTCCGCCCGCTGTCGATTCGCAACACTGCCCGCGTACTGAATCTGCATAGCGACTCGTCGTATCGATTCGAACGCGGCGTCGACCCTCACGGCATGGACTGGGCGAGTCGTCGCTGTGCGGAATTGATTTTGGAACTGGCCGGTGGGGAACTGCTGGAAGGAGCCGTGGTTGCCGGTGCGGGGCGGACGCCGAACAGCGATCCGGTCGAATTGCGTTTCGCGCAAATTTCGCGAATCTTGGGAATCGACGTCGAACCAAACGAGGTGGTCCGCATTCTCACTGACTTGGGATTGGAACTGCAGGGCGAAGCGAGCGCCGCCTCCTGTCGATTCGTTCCGCCTTCCTGGCGGCGTGATTTGACACGGGAAATCGACCTGATTGAAGAGGTCGCCCGCATTTATGGTTACGAACAGATTCCCGAAGACGTGCTCGTGCCGCTGACCGCCAGCAGCAAGCGGGTCTTCGACCGTGTCGCCGACCGCGTACACAACGCGCTCAACGGCAACGGTTATTTCGAGTCGATCACGATGACCTTTGTCGACGACGATTTGCTAGGGCTGTTCCGCCCGACCGGCGACGGCGAACCGCTGCGCGTGGAGCATTCGTCGCGCAAACGGGAAAACATCTTGCGGCAAAGTCTGATTCCCAGTTTGCTGCAATCGCGCCGCGAAAATGAAAAACGCGGCACGTTCAATGCACGGTTGTATGAAATCTCCAACGTCTATCTGGCCGCTTCTCCGGGCGATCGAAGTGGGGAGCCGACACGGCTGTCACTGGTTAGCGGCGATTCCTTTTTCGATGTGAAGGGCATCGTGGAGTTGTTGGCCAAGGCGGTGAATCACCAGTCGCTGGTCGAAGTTCGTCCGTGTGAGCTACCGAGTTTCGCCGCAGGGCGGGGCTGTGAGGTCTTGCTCAATGGCCAGTTGTGGGGTTGGCTGGGAGAAATCGCCGCCGATATTAAAGACAAGTTGAATCTGCGCGACGATGTGACGGTGGCAGAGTTGGATTTCGGCATGTTGGACCGCACAGCGGACCTCACCCCGCAATTCGTCCCCACGCCGCAATATCCGTCCAGTGACCGTGACTTGAATTTCATTCTGGACGATGCGACGACCTGGCAGCAGGTCGCACAAACCGTCAAAGCGGCTGCCGGCCCGCTGTTGGAAGATTTGCGATTCGACAGCCAATTCCGCGGCAAGCAAATCCCGACCGGGAAAAAGAGCTACTTGCTCACGGCACGCTACCGCGCAGCAGACCGTACGCTAACGGCCGAAGAAGTCGATGTCTCGCAACAAGCGGTGATCGCCGCCTGCCGGGAGCAATTGGGAGCGGAACTGCGCGGCTGA
- a CDS encoding c-type cytochrome domain-containing protein produces the protein MPWTPKPGQLSVVIAGVVCIALAGPLSAAEPTAREKAATLKQQADEAAAKVTAAKKAASEISAQEKTLAKAADAARDAASKAAEAAKKAADALITAQEALKNAQAATAAAQKAAKSKNQEVQTELAKLQPLINQEIVVELTAVAAEAETRRAAAEKVYQASNEKLKALQTALQAAKTAERKAKAELAAAEKDLPPKTEAAKKATEAKTAADAAANKAADALKVAADAKAATEKAAQMTAATAKATAGTAASAAAAAATAPENKELAELKALTEKVAASTAAAAKADTEKVTAATAAVTAAEKKNKDAQTAATAATKAATDAAAAVTAVTAQIETLKTTVAKAAESVKKADTDAQPVRDETAKLQLALNTITTEHVNKLQASQRAMVKTDQFVMFSEQVAPIFAKRCLACHNARTAKGRYNMESFAGIVKGGEQGDTVLPHDGENSNLFLLIEDGSMPEDSDPLTDEEIAIVKKWIDLGAVIDAGVGPDASLATIIPKLPQPASPESYRVPMPITALRYSPDGKTLASAGYHEVLLFNAADGKRTARIGNLAERVYGIDFAPDGKTIAVAAGTPAQMGEVKLFDVATGKLLRDFVTSQDSIFTVKFSPDGTRLAVGGADRAIRVFEVATGKQQLIIEDHADWVMDLAWSADGAKLASASRDKTSKVFDAVKGDSLVTFSSHGEPVFGVAFSGDSKQVITSGRDKKIRIWNPENAKQIREIAGFSNEIYEIVVTPEGKIFSCGADKLGHEHTLADGKAAHEFKGHNDWVYTITYHPGTKRVATGSYDGEIRVWNAEDGKSLLNFIAAPGYKPPTATAAK, from the coding sequence ATGCCATGGACACCTAAGCCAGGTCAGTTGTCCGTTGTGATTGCCGGAGTTGTCTGCATCGCCCTTGCGGGACCGCTCTCCGCCGCGGAACCAACCGCGCGCGAAAAGGCCGCTACCCTGAAGCAGCAGGCGGACGAAGCCGCCGCCAAGGTCACCGCCGCCAAGAAAGCTGCTAGCGAAATCTCTGCGCAGGAGAAAACATTGGCCAAGGCCGCGGACGCAGCACGCGACGCCGCCTCGAAGGCTGCCGAAGCCGCTAAAAAGGCAGCCGATGCACTGATCACCGCGCAAGAAGCTTTAAAGAATGCACAGGCAGCAACAGCCGCCGCTCAAAAAGCTGCAAAGTCGAAAAACCAGGAAGTGCAAACCGAACTGGCCAAACTCCAGCCACTGATCAATCAGGAAATCGTCGTCGAATTAACCGCAGTGGCCGCTGAAGCAGAAACGCGTCGCGCCGCAGCGGAAAAGGTCTACCAAGCATCCAATGAAAAATTGAAGGCTCTGCAAACCGCATTGCAAGCCGCAAAGACAGCTGAGCGTAAAGCCAAAGCAGAGCTTGCAGCCGCCGAAAAAGACTTGCCGCCCAAAACCGAGGCCGCCAAGAAAGCCACCGAGGCCAAAACCGCCGCGGACGCCGCTGCTAATAAAGCCGCCGACGCACTCAAAGTCGCCGCTGATGCCAAAGCTGCCACTGAGAAAGCCGCCCAAATGACCGCCGCTACAGCTAAGGCCACGGCCGGGACAGCTGCCAGCGCCGCCGCTGCAGCAGCAACGGCTCCTGAAAACAAAGAATTGGCTGAACTCAAAGCGCTCACGGAAAAAGTCGCCGCCAGCACCGCCGCCGCCGCCAAAGCGGATACCGAAAAAGTCACCGCCGCAACAGCCGCCGTCACCGCTGCGGAAAAGAAAAACAAAGACGCTCAAACCGCTGCCACAGCAGCAACCAAAGCCGCCACCGACGCTGCGGCGGCCGTGACCGCTGTCACGGCCCAGATAGAGACACTCAAAACCACGGTCGCCAAAGCCGCTGAATCAGTCAAGAAAGCAGACACGGACGCTCAACCGGTTAGAGACGAAACGGCCAAATTGCAGTTGGCACTCAACACGATCACAACCGAACACGTCAACAAGCTACAAGCCTCGCAAAGGGCAATGGTCAAGACCGACCAGTTTGTGATGTTCTCGGAACAAGTCGCCCCCATCTTCGCCAAACGCTGCCTCGCCTGCCACAACGCGCGGACGGCCAAAGGCCGCTACAACATGGAATCGTTCGCCGGCATTGTCAAAGGGGGAGAACAGGGAGATACGGTCCTGCCCCACGATGGCGAAAACTCCAACCTGTTCTTACTGATCGAAGATGGTTCGATGCCCGAAGACAGCGACCCGCTGACTGACGAAGAAATCGCCATCGTCAAAAAATGGATCGATCTGGGCGCGGTCATCGATGCGGGCGTTGGCCCGGACGCTTCGCTGGCCACGATTATCCCCAAATTGCCACAACCCGCGTCTCCCGAATCGTATCGCGTCCCGATGCCGATTACGGCCCTGCGTTACAGCCCCGATGGTAAGACGCTGGCCAGCGCCGGATATCATGAGGTGCTTTTGTTCAACGCCGCCGATGGAAAACGGACCGCGCGCATCGGCAACCTCGCTGAACGCGTTTACGGAATCGACTTCGCCCCCGATGGAAAAACAATTGCTGTCGCTGCCGGCACACCCGCGCAGATGGGTGAAGTCAAATTGTTTGATGTCGCCACCGGAAAACTGTTACGCGATTTCGTGACGTCGCAAGATTCTATCTTCACGGTGAAATTCAGCCCCGACGGAACGCGTCTGGCTGTGGGCGGTGCCGACCGGGCCATTCGTGTCTTCGAAGTCGCCACCGGAAAACAACAGTTGATCATCGAAGATCATGCCGACTGGGTGATGGACCTCGCCTGGTCAGCCGACGGCGCCAAACTCGCCTCCGCCAGCCGGGATAAAACCTCCAAAGTCTTCGATGCCGTCAAAGGAGACTCGCTCGTCACCTTCTCGTCCCACGGAGAACCAGTCTTCGGCGTCGCCTTCAGCGGCGACAGCAAGCAAGTGATCACCTCTGGTCGCGACAAAAAAATCCGTATCTGGAACCCCGAAAACGCCAAACAGATTCGCGAGATCGCCGGTTTCAGCAACGAGATCTATGAAATCGTCGTCACACCCGAAGGTAAAATCTTCAGTTGTGGCGCCGACAAACTGGGACACGAGCATACCCTAGCCGACGGCAAGGCCGCTCACGAATTCAAAGGCCACAACGATTGGGTCTACACGATCACCTACCACCCCGGCACCAAGCGAGTCGCTACCGGGAGCTACGACGGAGAAATCCGCGTCTGGAACGCCGAAGACGGCAAGAGCCTACTGAATTTCATCGCCGCCCCCGGCTACAAACCGCCCACAGCCACCGCCGCAAAATAA